In Beijerinckiaceae bacterium, the sequence GGTTCTCGATTCGGCTTAGCCTCCCTGTTCACTCTTGCTCTTTTGGGGGTGGGCGGCTGTTCGTTCTTTCCGGTCTCGGGTCCGTCGGCGACCGACATCAAGAGCGGCCAGTCGGAAAGCGTCCCTTATGCCTTGATCAAGCTTACGCCCGGCGCTGTCGATATTCTGGCGAGTTTTGAGCCCAAGGGGCTCGCCGGAGCCTTTACCGACCGCCGTCCGTCCGCCAATATTACGTTCGGGATCGGCGACGTCGTCACCGTCACGGTGTTCGAAGCCGCGGCCGGCGGCTTGTTCATCCCGCTGGAAGCCGGCGTGCGTCCCGGCAACTTCGTGACGCTTCCCGATCAAATGGTCGACAACAACGGAAACATCAGCGTTCCGTTTGCCGGCTTGATTCGGGCGGTTGGCCGCACCAATGTGCAGGTTCAGAACGACATCGTCGAGAAGATCAAGAATCGCGCGATCGAACCCCAGGTGGTCGTGACCTTGGCCCAGCAGCGCACGTCGCTGATCAGTGTTGTCGGCTCCGTCAACACCCCCCTACGATTCGCGGTTCCGGCAACCGGCGCGGGCGACCGTGTCCTCGATGCTATTACCCGCGCCGGCGGCATCTCCGGACCCGGCTACGCGAGCTGGGTCATGCTTGAGCGAGACGGGCGCCGCGCCACGGTCCCGTTCGAGAATCTCGTGATGAACTCGAAAAATAACATCTATATTTTGCCTGGCGATCGGATCTACGTCTATCAAGAGCAGCAGAAATTTATCGCGTTTGGAGCCACCAACGGCGAGGGTTTGTCGCAAGGCGAATTCAATTTCGATGCTTGGCGCATCAACCTCGCCGAGGCCGTCGCAAAGGTCGGGGGGCTGGCGGATCTCCAAGCCGATCCCAGTTCGGTGTTTCTGTACCGGGTGGAGCCGCGCGAAGTTGCCCAGCTCCTCGGCGCGGACATGACGAAATTCAACGGGCCTTTGGTCCCGGTCATTTTTTCGGTCAATTTCCGCGATCCGGGCGGTTATTTCCTAGCAACAAGATTGCAGATGCGTAACCAGGACATCATCTTCGTCGCCAATGCCGCATCGGTCGAGGCAAGTAAATTCTTGACCTTCGTAAGTACCGTGACCACGACCGCAATCGGTATGGAAACAGCCATTCAAGGCGTCCCGATCACGAGCTCCATTGTGCATGGGCATGCGTTGCCGGGTATAACGGTGACCGGACCTTGACCGCTTGGCTTCGTCTGGCCCGTCGCAGCGGGTCGGCGAGCCGGCTGATCTGAGTTGAGAAAAAGAGCTTCGAATAGGTTCGAAGCCAAGCGTCGGGGGCGAATCACCGGGGAGAGAAGCGCCATTTTATTTCGCGGCGCCAACGGACGCCTGTTGCTCCCAAAGAATGAGTTTCGATGCCGCAACTGCCTGCCCCCGCCGAGCCAAAATGCAAGATTCTGATTTACGGCATTAATTACGCTCCGGAGATGATCGGAGTCGGCCGCTTCACCGGCGAAATCGGCGCTTATCTAGCGGAACAGGGATTTGATGTCCGAGTGGTAACCGCGCCGCCGCATTATCCAGGCTGGCGAGTCGCCCCGCCCTATCATCGTTTCCGCTACACCCATGAGACACGCGACGGCGTGAACATTCGCCGCTGTCCGCTGCTGCTGCGCACCGATATGCGCGGAATTTGGCGTCTCCTGGCGCCGTTGAGTTTCGCGCTGACTTCCGCGCCTATCGCTATCCGGGAAATCGTCGCCGGCCGTCCCAGCATCGTATTATGTATCGAGCCCACATTATTCGTTGCGCCCACAGCCCTGCTCGCAAAACTTTTTGGCGCACGCGCAATTCTTCATGTGCAAGATCTCGAGATCGATGCGGCTTTCGCGATGGGTCATCTTAAAGGCGGTTGGCTGAAGAACTTCGTGTCGAAGTTGGAATCCTGGCTGCTCAGGCGATTCTCACGGGTAATCACGATTTCCGGCCAAATGCGGCAACGGCTGATCGCCAAAGGGGTGGACCCCCATCGAATCGGCCTGGTGCGCAATTGGGTTGATCTCGCCAAGATCAAGCCGCTTGACGGAGCCAATGGTTTTCGCGGCGAACTTGGGCTACGGGAAAGCGACTTCGTCGTTCTCTATGCTGGCAATGTTGGCGCCAAACAGGCGCTCGAAATCGTTCTCGACGCCGCGCGCCAACTGATCGACTTGCCGCAGGTGCATTTTGTGATTGCCGGGGACGGTCCGGAAAAGCAGCGCCTGATGCAGAGTTGTGCCGCTCTATCGACGGTCCATTTTCTGCCGCTGCAACCGGAACAGCGGCTTTGCGAACTTCTCAATCTGGCCGACCTGCATGTTCTTCCGCAGTTGAGCGGGGCCGCCGACCTTGTATTGCCTTCCAAGCTTGGTGGAATGCTGGCGAGCGGCAAACCTGTCTTGGCCACGGCCGACTCCAGGACCGAACTTTACGACGTGTTGTACGGCACGGCGATTCTCGTGCCCGCGGGGGACAGCAGCGCCATGGCCCGCGAGATCAGGAAATTCGTCGCTGAGGGCGCGCACCCAGGCCTGGGAGACGGACGTCAGCTTGCTCAATCCTTCGCCCGCGAAACCTGCCTCGCAAAATTCCGCTCTTATCTGGCCGAGACCCGCGATCAAGGCGCGAGCTTCGGCTCTTAGACTGGCCGAGCGCCGCCCATATTCCCATATTTGAAAGGGCGATCCCGCGCGCGACATTGGGCCGCCCGTGTAAGTCAATCTTTTGACGTCAAAGTTTTTGGTTCCTCAGCGCTGGCTTGTTAAGTGCATCACGCTAAATTCATTGCTTTCAAACATTATGAACAGCCGAATGACCGGTGCACCGTTGGAAGTTCTCGCACGCCATGGGCCTGAGGGACTCGCAGGCAAGGGGATGCGGTATCGGCAATCTGCGGATCTTGGAGGAACACCTCATGAATTCCTTCGAATTGAACAAAATCGCCGGCGCTTGCCTTGGAACACTGCTCTTCACAATGTGCCTCTGGATGATTTCCGGCGCCATTTTCTCCCATCACAAGCTTGCGGTGCCTGGCTATCCGCTTCCTTCGGCGCCGCAAACCGCGCCGACGGCAAGCAGCGCGGCGCCAACCGCGCAACCCATCGCGGAACGCTTAGCGAATGCCGATGAGAAAAAAGGCGCGGCCGACGTAAAAGCCTGCGCCACCTGCCACAGCTTCGACAAAGGTGGAGCCGCGAAAATCGGCCCCCCGCTTTATGCAATTGTCGATCGCCCCAAAGGCTCAGTTGCCGGCTTCGAATATTCCGAGACCATCAAATCCAGCGGCGGAAAATGGACCTACGAGGATCTGGATCAATTCATAGCCAATCCAAAAGCTTATGCGCCAGGTACCAAAATGGCCTTTGCAGGGGAACAAGATCCCGCGAAACGGGCCGATATCATCGATTATTTGCATAGCTTGGCGGATGATCCGGCACCTTTGCCGACAAAATAAAGTGTTTCGAGCGTGAATTTACGAGAGCCGGGTTCCTGCCCGGCTTTTTCGCGTTTATCATAGGCACGGACGAACCGAGCTTCGCCGCCACCGCACCGACGCGATATGGATCGCCCAGGAAGCGGAGCGTTTCCTTTGCCCTGGACTTCGCTTTAGAGGACAAACTTGGCCACACAATTCCACTTGCCGGTTGCTTTTTCATTCACCCGCCGCTCGGCTCTGCGCCTTGGCCTGAGTGGCCTGATTTTACCGCAGTTTTTGGGGCCCGAGGCTTACGCGGCCGCGGAGGAAACCGAGACCCATGGCTTGTCGATCTTCGGGGACCTCGCGCAGCCTGCGGACTTCACGCATTTTCCCTATGTCAATGTCGATGCGCCGAAGGGCGGCGAGATTGTCCTTCAGCTGAGTTCGATTTCCGGAAACCAGAATTTCACAACCTTCAACACGCTGAACGCTTATATTTTGAAGGGTGACGGAGCCGCAGGAATGGGGCTCATTTTCGATTCGCTGATGAGCGGAAGCGGGGACGAACCGGATTCGCTTTACGGGCTTGTCGCCCGCGCCGTCCGCGTTTCCGCCGACAAAAATACCTATCGCTTTCTGTTGCGCAAGGAAGCCAGATTCCATGACGGCTCCCCTTTAACCGCGCGCGACGTCGCTTTTTCCTTGAACATCCTGAAAACCAAGGGACATCCCTCGATCCGCCAATCTCTGCGTGATCTCCAAGCCGCCGAAGCCGAGGCCGATGACGTCGTGCTGGTTCGCCTGAAACCGAACCACAGCCGGGAAGCGGCTCTGATCATCGCCGGCCAGCCAATCTTTTCGGCCGCTTATTATGGCACGCATCCTTTCGACCAGACGACGCTCGATCCGCCATTGGGTTCAAGCGCCTATAAGGTTGGCCCGTTCGATCAAGGGCATTACATAATATTCGATCGTGTGCCCGATTATTGGGGGAAAGATCTTCCGGTCAATCGCGGCCAAGCCAATTTCGATCGTGTGCGCTTTGAATATTTCTCCGATCGTAAAGTCGCTTTCGAGGCCTTCAAGGCTGGCGTTTTCACATTTCGCGAGGAGTTCACTTCCGCTGTGTGGGCGACGGGTTATGATTTCGCCGCCGTGAAGGATGGTCGGGTTCAGCGCGCGACCCTGCCCGATGAATCGCCGATGGGCACCCAGGGATGGTTCCTGAACCTTCGGCGCGATAAGTTCCAGGATCCAAGAATCAGACAGGCAATCGGCCTCGCCTTCGATTTCGAATGGACCAATACCAACATCATGTATGGGGTTTATTCGCGCACCACATCGTTCTTTCAGAACTCGCCGATGGCGGCGCAGGGGCGTCCGGCGCCGGAAGAACTGGCGCTGCTCGAACCCTATCGCAATGAGCTCGATCCCTCCGTGTTCGGCGAAGTTTACGTTCCCCCCGTATCCGATGGTTCCGGTCAGGACCGCGAGCTCTTGCGACGGGCGTCCGCGCTCTTTGCCGAGGCGGGTTGCAAGCGGGTCGGAACAGTTTTGAACTTACCCAACGGCAAGCCTCTCGATATTGAATTTCTGGACTTCGACAACGCCTTGGAACCCCATACGGCACCATTTATCAAAAATCTGAAACTGCTGGGTGTCGAGGCAAGATATCGGGTCGTCGATGCGGCTCAATATAAGCGCCGCCTGGACGCTTTCGACTTTGACGTCGTGACGTCGCGATTCGGCCTTGGTCTCACACCCGGAGAGGGCATGCGATCGACCTTTGGGACGGAAGCGGCAAACTTGCCCGGCTCGCATAATGTGGCCGGGATTGCCAATAAGGTGGTCGATAGCTTGATCGAAAAGGCGTTGGTCGTCGACTCGCGGGAACAACTGACTTTCATCTGCCGCGCGATCGACCGGATCCTGCGGGCGGGTCATTATTGGGTCCCGATGTGGAACAAACCCAATCACCTCGTCGCCTATTGGGATTTGTTCGGCCGCCCCCAGCGCAACGCCCGATATGATATTGGCGTTATCTCCACCTGGTGGTACGACGAGGAGAAAGCCAAGCACATCCATTTCGCTGGCCGCTGAAGGGCGTTTGATGTTTGCCTATATCGCGCGCCGCCTCCTCTTCATGATTCCGACCGTCTTCGGGATCCTGCTGATCAACTTCATGATCGTCCAATTCGCGCCCGGCGGTCCGGTGGAGCGGGTCCTGGCGCAGTTGCAAGGACTCGACTCCGGGGCCACGGCGCATTTCGGCGGCGGCGGAGAAGCCAGCAGCTCCAGCACAAGCGATTTCTCGTCAAAATACCGCGGCGCCCAGGGCCTCGATCCAAAATTCATTGCCGAACTCGAAAAGCAATTCGGATTCGACAAGCCCGCCTATGAGCGTTTCTTTCTGATGCTCAAAAACTATGCCACTTTCGATTTCGGGCGATCCTATTTCCGCGACGTGCCGGTGCTGCAACTCATCAAGGAAAAGCTGCCGGTTTCGATCTCGCTCGGCCTATGGATGACGTTTCTCTCCTATGCGATTTCGATCCCGCTTGGCATCAAGAAAGCGGTCAGCGATGGCTCGCGCTTTGACGTGTGGTCCTCGGCCATCGTCATCACCGGCTATGCGATTCCAAGCTTCTTGTTTGCGATCCTTCTGATCGTGCTTTTCTGCGGTGGCTCGTTTTGGCAAATCTTTCCGTTGCGCGGATTAACCTCGGAGAACTGGTCACAGTTTTCGCTTGCCGGCAAGGTCACCGATTATCTGTGGCATATCACCCTGCCCGTGATTTCAATGACCCTTGGAGCCTTCGCAACCTCGACCTTTCTCACCAAGAATTCCTTTCTGGACGAGATCGCCAAGCAATATGTCCAGACCGCGCGGATGAAGGGCTTAAGCGAACGGCGCGTGCTCTATGGTCACGTCTTTCGCAATGCCATGATGATCGTCGTCTCGGGCTTTCCCGGCGCCTTCATCGCGGCTTTCTTCGGCGGTTCTCTTTTGATCGAGACGATATTCTCTCTCGATGGCTTGGGGCTTCTTTCGTTTGAATCGATCGTCAATCGCGACTACCCCGTGGTTTTCGCGGATCTTTATATTTTCGCGCTGCTCGGACTGATCGTGAATCTTATGTCCGATCTCACATATATGTGGATCGATCCGCGCATCGATTTCGAGACCAGGGAGACTTAGCCGTGCGCGCCTCCCTGTCAGGTGACGCGATCGCCACCAAGCGACTCGCGCCAGCCGAACAAAAGCCCGGATTGTTTCGGTTAAGTCCGATCAACCGGCGCCGTCTTGCAAATTTCAAAGCCAACCGGCGTGGCTATTGGTGCTTTTGGATCTTTCTCGTTTTCTTTGTCCTGTCGCTCTTCGCAGAATTCATTGCCAACGATAAGCCGTTGCTCGTCGTCTATAAGGGCGAGCTTCTGTTTCCGATTCTGCACGATTATCCGGAAGAGAAATTCGGCGGATTTCTCGCTCAGACGGACTATCGGGACGCCGTCATCGATAAGGAGATCGAGGACCACGGCTTCATGATCTGGCCGCCGGTTCGCTACTCCTACAAGACCATCAACCGCCACCTGCCGGTTCCCGCGCCTTCGCCGCCAACCTGGATGCTGAGCAATGCGCAATGCCGCACGGCGGCGGAGCGGTTCACCAAAGATAAAAACGGCAATTGCAGCGATCTTGAATGGAACTGGCTCGGCACCGACGATCAGGGCCGCGATGTGCTCGCCAGACTGATCTATGGCTATCGCCTGTCCCTAGTGTTCGGCCTGACCTTGGCCGGCATCTCCTCCGTCATCGGAATCGCTGCTGGTGCCATCCAAGGCTATTTCGGCGGCTGGACGGATCTTATCTTCCAGCGAATGATCGAAATTTGGTCGTCGTTGCCGCATCTCTATCTGTTGATCATCATTTCCTCGATCATCACGCCCAGCTTTTTCGTGCTGCTCGGCATCCTCCTCCTGTTCTCCTGGGTCTCGCTGGTGCACGTGGTGCGCGCGGAATTTTTGCGGGCGCGCAATTTCGAATATGTGAACGCCGCGCGCGCGCTCGGGCTCTCCAACGGCACGATCATCGTCAAGCATGTCTTGCCGAACGCGATGGTTGCGACCCTCACCTTCTTGCCATTCGTTCTCAACAGTTCGATCACGACGCTGACCGCCCTGGATTTCCTGGGGTTCGGCCTGCCGCCGGGTTCGCCCTCGCTGGGCGAGCTGCTGCTTCAGGGAAAGTCCAACCTGCAGGCGCCCTGGCTCGGCCTCACCGGCTTCCTCGTCATCGCATTCATGCTCTCGCTGCTGGTTTTCATTGGGGAAGCCGTGCGCGACGCATTCGACCCAAGAAAGACGCTTCGATAGAGGCTGGTATCGTTTCGTCTACTCAACCGTCCTTCGGCCTAGTGGGGTAAAATTCTTTTCGTGCCTGACGCTCCTCTCCTTCAAGTCCGTGATCTCACCGTTCTCTTCCCGCAGGAGAAAACGGTCACCCGCGCGGTCGACGGCGTGTCCTTCACGCTCAAACGCGGGCGTACGCTCGCGTTGGTTGGAGAATCGGGGTCCGGCAAATCGGTGACCGCGCTTTCGATCGTGCGTTTGCTGGGGTCCGCGGTTAAGCCGCAAGGCCAAGTGTTGTTCAAGGGTGAAGATCTTCTGTCGTGCCGAGGGTCGCGCTTGCGCGAGATCCGGGGCGCCGAAATCACCATGGTCTTCCAGGAACCGATGACCTCGCTCAATCCGCTGCATACGGTCGAGCGGCAAATCGGCGAGATCCTGGAACTGCATGGCGCACGGGGCGCCGACAAGATTCGGCATCGCATCATCGAATTGTTGAAGGAGGTCGGGATCCCCGACCCTGGCGAACGCCTCGGGGCCTACCCGCATCAGCTGTCCGGCGGCCAACGCCAAAGGGTAATGATCGCCATGGCGCTTGCCAACAGGCCGGAGCTTTTTATCGCCGACGAACCGACAACGGCGCTCGACGTCACGGTTCAGGCGCAAATTCTCGAACTTCTCAAGCAGCTGCAGGCGCGCCACAACATGGCGATGCTTTTCATCACGCATGATCTCGGGATCGTTCGCCGTATCGCCGACGACGTCGCGGTGATGCAGAAAGGCAAGATCGTCGAGACAAACACGGTCGCCGAGCTTTTCGCCGCGCCGCATCACCCTTACACTCAGGCTCTCATCGCCGCCGAACCGAAGGGAACTCCTCCCGCCATCGACCTTGCGGCGAAGCCGATCCTCGAGGCAAAGGATATAAGGGTCTGGTTTCCGATCAAGCGCGGATTCTTCCGCAAGACGGTCGGATTCGTCAAGGCGGTCGATGGCGTATCGGTCAGCGTGCGCGAAGGCCAGACGGTCGGCGTCGTTGGCGAATCCGGTTCAGGAAAGACGACACTTGGTCTTGCCCTGTTGCGGCTCATTCGTTGCCAAGGCGCGATCGTTTACTTGGGACAACGGATCGAAGGCTTCAACTTCAAGACGATGCGGCCGCTACGGCGCGATATGCAGATCGTATTCCAGGATCCCTATGGATCTTTATCGCCCCGCCTTTCGGTCGCCGACATTGTCGGCGAAGGCCTCGGCGTTCAGTATAAATCCATGCCGCTCTGGCAGCGGCGCGAAGTGGTGGCGCACGCCCTTGCCGACACCGGCCTCGATCCGGCCGCGATGGACAGATATCCGCATGAGTTTTCGGGCGGCCAAAGGCAACGCATCGCGATTGCCCGCGCCATTGTTCTCGAGCCAAAATTTATCGTTCTCGACGAGCCGACTTCGGCGCTCGACATGTCGGTGCAAGCGCAAATCGTCGATCTCTTGCGCGACCTCCAAAAACGGCGGGGCCTCGCTTATCTCTTCATCAGCCATGATCTCAAGGTGGTTCGCGCGCTCGCCAGCGAAATCATCGTCATGCGGCAGGGCAAGGTCGTGGAAGCCGGCGTCGCCGCGGAGCTTCTTAGTCATCCTCAAAGCGCCTACACACGGGCGCTTTTTGCGGCCGCCTTCGACATCAAGGCCGAGGATGGGGCGGCCGTGAGCCAGTAGGACGGGAACCATGCCGCGCGCCCTTTTGCTCGTTCTCGATTCGGTTGGTTGCGGGGGCGCGCCTGACGCCGCCGATTATGGCGATGCCGGCGCGGATACGCTCGGCCACCTTGCCTTGGCTTGCGCCGAGGGCCGCGGCGACCGAAAGGGGATGCGCCAGGGGCTCCTGCGCCTCCCGAACCTCGACCGCCTGGGGCTTGGTCTGACCGCCGAGGCCTCGAGCGGCACTTTGCCCCCCGGCCTGACACGTCCTCACAAGCCTGCGGGGCTCTGGGGCTATGGGATTGAGACCGCGCACGGCAAGGATACGCCCTCGGGCCATTGGGAAATGGCCGGGGCGCCGGCCGCCGCGGCCTGGGGCTTTTTTCCCAAGACGCAACCCTGCTTTCCGCCCGAACTGACCGAAGCCTTGATCGCGCGGGCCAAGCTTCCGGGCATTTTAGGGAATTGTCACGCCCAGGGCGTCGAAATCATCGAACGGCTCGGAGCGGAGCATCTGAGCACCGGCGCGCCGATCTGCTACACCTCGGCGGACTCGGTGTTTCAAATCGCCACGCATGAAAAAATCTTCCCGCTTGAAAGGTTCTATGAGGTCTGCCGCATCGCACGGGGCTTATGCGACTCCCTCAACATCGGGCGGGTGATCGCGCGCCCGTTCGATGGCAACCCCAAAGAAGGATTTTTTCGGACCCCGCATCGAAAGGACTTCGGCCTCCTTCCGCCACCGGGCAATCTCCTGGAGAGGCTTGCAACCGCGGGACGCGCCATGGTGTCGATCGGCAAGATCGGGGATATTTTTGGGCATCGCTTCACCGGCATCGAAATCAAGCGGGATGGCAATATGGCGCATTTCGATGCAACGCTCGAGGCCTTGCGCGGACTTGCCGATGGCGGACTGATCTTCACGAATTTCGTCGATTTCGACACGGATTTCGGGCACCGCCGCGACGTCGCCGGCTATGCCCATTGCCTGGAAACCTTCGACGCCCGCCTGCCCGAGCTTTTCGCATCGATGCGGCCTGGCGACATTGCCGTCATCTCGGCTGATCACGGCAATGACCCGACCTGGAGGGGAACCGATCACACCCGCGAGAATGTCCCAATCCTTTGTTTCAGCCCGACTGTCGAGTCCGGAACGATGGGGAGGCGGGCCACGCTCGCCGATGTCGGCGCGAGCCTCGCGGCCCATTTGGGGTTACCTCCGACGCGCGCAGGCCTATCCTGGTATGAAGAGGCCTTCTTAGAAACAAGCAGTTCGGTCAAAGGATCACCTTCGTGAAGCAGGAGGTCGAGGGCGTCCACGTCGTCAGTCATCCATTGGTGCAGCATAAGCTCACCTTGATGCGCGATCGCGGTCAATCGACAAAGGACTTCCGCCAATTGCTGAACGAGATCGGCATGCTTCTTTGCTATGAGATCACCCGCGACCTGCCGCTCGAAATGATCGACGTTGAGACGCCCGTGGCGAAGACAAGGTCGCCGGTGATTTCCGGCAAGAAACTGATCTTCGCGCCGATCCTGCGCGCCGGAGCGGGGTTCCTCGACGGTATGCTCAATCTCGTGCCATCGGCGCGCGTCGCCCATATCGGACTTTACCGCGATCCCAATACGCTCGAAGCCGTAGAATATTATTTCAAGGTTCCGCAGGATCTCGCCGAACGCCTCGTCATCCTCATGGACCCCATGCTGGCGACAGGCAATTCAGCCAGCGCCGCAATCGCGGGACTGAAAAAGCGCGGCGCAAAGGAAATCCGTTTCGTCTGTCTGCTCGCGGCGCCGGAAGGCATTGCCAAACTTCGCTCCGGCCATCCCGACGTGACGATTTGGACAGCGGCGCTCGACGAGCGGCTGAATGATCACGGCTATATCGTCCCGGGTCTCGGCGATGCCGGCGATCGTGTATTTGGAACCAGATAAGCAGAACCCCTGGTATCCCGTTAAGTTCAATAAGTTCAGCCCCTTTGCCGCAGTGGGACCATTCTCTTTTTTTCACAATTTCCATCATTAATGACCAATCTCCAGCCGTAACTTTGCCATTGTTGATTTTTAATAAAGATGGAGTGAGATTGGTTAATGCTAAGCAATACCATTGTGGTTGCAAGTTATGTTGCAACGAATTGGCTTGCTGCGCGTTTAAGGTGTAAGTCTGGTTAGACAAAGGGTCCTGCTGCCCATGGTTCACCTTGAACTTCTGTACAAACCTACAGGGATTAACCGCAAGGCATCGACCGGTAGACTGGTCGTTGTGTCGAATCGTGTCCCTTTGCCATCGCCTTCATCCGGCCCTTCCGCCGGCGGGCTGGCGGTCGCGCTTGAGGCTGCTCTCCGAGAGCGCGGTGGCTTGTGGTTTGGCTGGTCAGGGAAAACCAGCGAAGAGACCGACCCTGCCCCGCAATTAAGAAGT encodes:
- a CDS encoding sugar ABC transporter substrate-binding protein; the encoded protein is MIGSRFGLASLFTLALLGVGGCSFFPVSGPSATDIKSGQSESVPYALIKLTPGAVDILASFEPKGLAGAFTDRRPSANITFGIGDVVTVTVFEAAAGGLFIPLEAGVRPGNFVTLPDQMVDNNGNISVPFAGLIRAVGRTNVQVQNDIVEKIKNRAIEPQVVVTLAQQRTSLISVVGSVNTPLRFAVPATGAGDRVLDAITRAGGISGPGYASWVMLERDGRRATVPFENLVMNSKNNIYILPGDRIYVYQEQQKFIAFGATNGEGLSQGEFNFDAWRINLAEAVAKVGGLADLQADPSSVFLYRVEPREVAQLLGADMTKFNGPLVPVIFSVNFRDPGGYFLATRLQMRNQDIIFVANAASVEASKFLTFVSTVTTTAIGMETAIQGVPITSSIVHGHALPGITVTGP
- a CDS encoding colanic acid biosynthesis glycosyltransferase WcaI, encoding MPQLPAPAEPKCKILIYGINYAPEMIGVGRFTGEIGAYLAEQGFDVRVVTAPPHYPGWRVAPPYHRFRYTHETRDGVNIRRCPLLLRTDMRGIWRLLAPLSFALTSAPIAIREIVAGRPSIVLCIEPTLFVAPTALLAKLFGARAILHVQDLEIDAAFAMGHLKGGWLKNFVSKLESWLLRRFSRVITISGQMRQRLIAKGVDPHRIGLVRNWVDLAKIKPLDGANGFRGELGLRESDFVVLYAGNVGAKQALEIVLDAARQLIDLPQVHFVIAGDGPEKQRLMQSCAALSTVHFLPLQPEQRLCELLNLADLHVLPQLSGAADLVLPSKLGGMLASGKPVLATADSRTELYDVLYGTAILVPAGDSSAMAREIRKFVAEGAHPGLGDGRQLAQSFARETCLAKFRSYLAETRDQGASFGS
- a CDS encoding cytochrome c family protein, which translates into the protein MNSFELNKIAGACLGTLLFTMCLWMISGAIFSHHKLAVPGYPLPSAPQTAPTASSAAPTAQPIAERLANADEKKGAADVKACATCHSFDKGGAAKIGPPLYAIVDRPKGSVAGFEYSETIKSSGGKWTYEDLDQFIANPKAYAPGTKMAFAGEQDPAKRADIIDYLHSLADDPAPLPTK
- a CDS encoding microcin ABC transporter permease (with YejAEF is involved in resistance to microcin C), encoding MFAYIARRLLFMIPTVFGILLINFMIVQFAPGGPVERVLAQLQGLDSGATAHFGGGGEASSSSTSDFSSKYRGAQGLDPKFIAELEKQFGFDKPAYERFFLMLKNYATFDFGRSYFRDVPVLQLIKEKLPVSISLGLWMTFLSYAISIPLGIKKAVSDGSRFDVWSSAIVITGYAIPSFLFAILLIVLFCGGSFWQIFPLRGLTSENWSQFSLAGKVTDYLWHITLPVISMTLGAFATSTFLTKNSFLDEIAKQYVQTARMKGLSERRVLYGHVFRNAMMIVVSGFPGAFIAAFFGGSLLIETIFSLDGLGLLSFESIVNRDYPVVFADLYIFALLGLIVNLMSDLTYMWIDPRIDFETRET
- a CDS encoding peptide ABC transporter permease translates to MRASLSGDAIATKRLAPAEQKPGLFRLSPINRRRLANFKANRRGYWCFWIFLVFFVLSLFAEFIANDKPLLVVYKGELLFPILHDYPEEKFGGFLAQTDYRDAVIDKEIEDHGFMIWPPVRYSYKTINRHLPVPAPSPPTWMLSNAQCRTAAERFTKDKNGNCSDLEWNWLGTDDQGRDVLARLIYGYRLSLVFGLTLAGISSVIGIAAGAIQGYFGGWTDLIFQRMIEIWSSLPHLYLLIIISSIITPSFFVLLGILLLFSWVSLVHVVRAEFLRARNFEYVNAARALGLSNGTIIVKHVLPNAMVATLTFLPFVLNSSITTLTALDFLGFGLPPGSPSLGELLLQGKSNLQAPWLGLTGFLVIAFMLSLLVFIGEAVRDAFDPRKTLR
- a CDS encoding microcin ABC transporter ATP-binding protein (with YejAEF is involved in resistance to microcin C) translates to MPDAPLLQVRDLTVLFPQEKTVTRAVDGVSFTLKRGRTLALVGESGSGKSVTALSIVRLLGSAVKPQGQVLFKGEDLLSCRGSRLREIRGAEITMVFQEPMTSLNPLHTVERQIGEILELHGARGADKIRHRIIELLKEVGIPDPGERLGAYPHQLSGGQRQRVMIAMALANRPELFIADEPTTALDVTVQAQILELLKQLQARHNMAMLFITHDLGIVRRIADDVAVMQKGKIVETNTVAELFAAPHHPYTQALIAAEPKGTPPAIDLAAKPILEAKDIRVWFPIKRGFFRKTVGFVKAVDGVSVSVREGQTVGVVGESGSGKTTLGLALLRLIRCQGAIVYLGQRIEGFNFKTMRPLRRDMQIVFQDPYGSLSPRLSVADIVGEGLGVQYKSMPLWQRREVVAHALADTGLDPAAMDRYPHEFSGGQRQRIAIARAIVLEPKFIVLDEPTSALDMSVQAQIVDLLRDLQKRRGLAYLFISHDLKVVRALASEIIVMRQGKVVEAGVAAELLSHPQSAYTRALFAAAFDIKAEDGAAVSQ
- a CDS encoding phosphopentomutase, whose protein sequence is MPRALLLVLDSVGCGGAPDAADYGDAGADTLGHLALACAEGRGDRKGMRQGLLRLPNLDRLGLGLTAEASSGTLPPGLTRPHKPAGLWGYGIETAHGKDTPSGHWEMAGAPAAAAWGFFPKTQPCFPPELTEALIARAKLPGILGNCHAQGVEIIERLGAEHLSTGAPICYTSADSVFQIATHEKIFPLERFYEVCRIARGLCDSLNIGRVIARPFDGNPKEGFFRTPHRKDFGLLPPPGNLLERLATAGRAMVSIGKIGDIFGHRFTGIEIKRDGNMAHFDATLEALRGLADGGLIFTNFVDFDTDFGHRRDVAGYAHCLETFDARLPELFASMRPGDIAVISADHGNDPTWRGTDHTRENVPILCFSPTVESGTMGRRATLADVGASLAAHLGLPPTRAGLSWYEEAFLETSSSVKGSPS
- a CDS encoding uracil phosphoribosyltransferase; amino-acid sequence: MKQEVEGVHVVSHPLVQHKLTLMRDRGQSTKDFRQLLNEIGMLLCYEITRDLPLEMIDVETPVAKTRSPVISGKKLIFAPILRAGAGFLDGMLNLVPSARVAHIGLYRDPNTLEAVEYYFKVPQDLAERLVILMDPMLATGNSASAAIAGLKKRGAKEIRFVCLLAAPEGIAKLRSGHPDVTIWTAALDERLNDHGYIVPGLGDAGDRVFGTR